A window from Hypomesus transpacificus isolate Combined female unplaced genomic scaffold, fHypTra1 scaffold_134, whole genome shotgun sequence encodes these proteins:
- the LOC124488378 gene encoding uncharacterized protein LOC124488378 isoform X2 has translation MASINEIRYVDKLRLVGGVDPYKIDVEDMSKDPLQLPLIEYGDIYNDLINTSSAYTGQSLKAYKSLDSYNYFISGKVSDILTFVPPTSSSSALKFVVTAKVKHSQKLSSPPLKPWVIAQEDGLILTAHCTCMAGLGETCSHVGAVLFTVKTAVTLRDSKTVTQQPAYWLLPGGTEPKYLECYRS, from the exons ATGGCTTCAATAAATGAAATTAGATATGTGGATAAATTACGTTTGGTTGGAGGAGTGGATCCTTATAAAATTGATGTTGAAGATATGAGTAAAGACCCATTACAGTTACCACTGATTGAATATGGTGACATTTACAATGATCTAATTAACACTTCTTCTGCTTATACGGGCCAGTCACTGAAGGCTTACAAGTCACTGGACTCATACAATTATTTCATTTCTGGCAAAGTGAGCGATATTTTAACTTTTGTGCCACCAACGTCATCATCATCGGCCTTAAAATTCGTTGTGACAGCAAAG GTGAAGCACAGTCAGAAGTTAAGTTCCCCGCCCCTGAAGCCATGGGTGATTGCCCAAGAGGATGGCTTAATCCTGACTGCCCACTGTACGTGCATGGCAGGACTAG GGGAGACTTGCAGCCATGTTGGAGCAGTTCTTTTTACAGTGAAGACAGCTGTAACACTCCGTGACTCAAAGACGGTGACCCAACAACCAGCTTATTGGCTTTTGCCGGGTGGAACCGAACCAAAGTACCTTGAG TGCTATAGAAGTTGA
- the LOC124488378 gene encoding uncharacterized protein LOC124488378 isoform X1 produces the protein MASFFSQINATGDKAVLLSVLPDYAELYAPVTNTSTSQPLSELFDEQCVSMANDELLLHCSAIEVDISQRQAEAIEQQTRGQSKSKVWYRYRAGRVTASRMKAVCCTPLESPSPSLIKSICYPLSTGLTTKATAWGCDHEQLALSYYCQQMISHATFTCERSGLVINPELPHMGATPDGMIHCDCCGDGVVEVKCPFCARECASLKECVDSRFCLEDSNGKLQLKHSHSYYYQVQTQLLESNREFADFVVWSEHDVHIERIEPDVELLELLKSKSRAFFYRAILPELVGKLNSRPFHQQCQSAKPTGLKSPWSAVISGHSQAKGYHSWNQ, from the coding sequence ATGGCTTCCTTTTTTAGTCAGATAAATGCCACTGGTGACAAAGCAGTCTTACTCTCTGTCTTGCCAGACTATGCTGAGCTCTATGCTCCAGTTACAAATACCAGTACATCCCAGCCCCTGAGTGAGCTATTTGACGAACAGTGTGTATCCATGGCAAATGATGAGTTACTTCTACATTGCAGTGCTATAGAAGTTGACATTTCTCAAAGGCAAGCTGAAGCGATTGAACAGCAGACAAGAGGACAGTCTAAGAGCAAAGTCTGGTACAGATATAGGGCTGGCAGAGTTACAGCCTCACGCATGAAAGCTGTTTGTTGCACACCTCTGGAGAGTCCATCACCAAGTCTCATCAAAAGCATCTGTTACCCTCTGAGCACTGGGTTGACAACCAAAGCAACCGCTTGGGGATGCGATCATGAACAGCTGGCACTAAGTTACTATTGTCAGCAGATGATTTCACACGCTACCTTTACATGTGAAAGAAGTGGTTTGGTAATCAATCCAGAGCTGCCTCACATGGGGGCTACACCTGATGGGATGATTCATTGTGATTGCTGTGGTGATGGTGTAGTGGAAGTGAAATGCCCATTTTGTGCACGAGAATGTGCCAGCCTGAAGGAATGTGTAGACAGCAGATTCTGTTTGGAGGACTCAAATGGCAAATTACAGCTCAAACATTCACATTCCTACTATTATCAAGTCCAGACACAGCTCCTAGAAAGCAACAGGGAGTTTGCAGATTTTGTCGTATGGTCAGAACATGATGTACACATAGAGCGGATAGAACCAGATGTGGAACTGTTGGAGCTACTGAAGTCCAAATCCAGAGCCTTCTTTTACAGAGCCATCCTCCCAGAGCTTGTGGGAAAACTTAACTCAAGGCCATTCCATCAGCAATGCCAATCAGCAAAACCAACGGGACTGAAAAGCCCGTGGTCGGCTGTCATCTCAGGGCACAGCCAGGCAAAAGGCTACCACTCCTGGAACCAGTGA